The genomic interval GCCACAATGAGCAAGAGTGGGGCAGCAACCATGAAGACACTGATGACTGAGTCCACCATCTCAACGACATGAGTATCCATGCAAGCCAAATTTCGTACTGAAGGCCCTTCACAAAAGTAGTGGTTGATCCTGTTGGGCCCACAGTATGGCAGCCTCATGGTGAAAAAAGTGTGGatcagagagaagaagaaaccacAGGCCCAGGTCCCAGCTGAAAGTCGTGTGCACAGGCCCCAGCTGAGGATCACAGTATAACGCAGTGGATAGCAGATGGCCACGTATCTGTCATAGGCCATGACTACAAGGAAAAAGCACTCAGTCAAGGCCAGGGCACCAAACATGTACATCTGTAGCCAACAGCCAGCAAAGGAGATGGTCTGAGATCGAGAAAGAAGATGCACTAACATCTGGGGCACTGTAGTGGTGACATAACTCATATCCAGCAGGGAGAGGATacagaggaagaaatacatgggagTGTGGAGATGCATATCCAGGCATACCAGGGTGATGATGAGCCCATTGCCCAGGACTGAGCTCAGGTAAAGAAGAAGGAAGGCACTGAAGAGGGTCCTGTTGGTCGTGGGGTCACTGGAGAAGCCAAGCAGGATAAATTCAGAAACCCAGCTTTGGCTCTGACCTGGAGATATACACATGGTGGACCTATCAGAGAATCACATTCATTTGAATGCCATCTAAAATATGATAGTTTAATAAGATCTGGAGGCAGAATCTCTAGGATTTTAATCTTGAGCCCACTACTCCCCTGGTGCCTTGCAcagttacttaaactctctgagcATCAggctcctcatctataaaatatggCTAATAACACTCATTTCTCAGGGTTTTTTGGAGGAGTTGGGGCAATGCATATGAAGCATCTCATAATAATACAATGCCTAAAACCCTAATTAGTAGTAAACACTCATTTGCAATTTCCCCAGTCTTACTTCCCAGCTCTCAGTGGACAAACTGGTCACTGAAATGTCTAGCAACAATCAATttacagctatccactccagctcCCAAACCTGCAGAAGTGGCCTTCCCCTTTGCCTTAGAGTTCATTTGTCTGGATGTGCTACAAGCTTCTCCTTACCCTATAAATTTGTCTCTTTAGCAGATGACAGTGTGAGGCGTTTCCAATAGAAGGAGATGATGGCAACAGGAAGGCACTTAGGCTGCGACTTCAAATCTCCTTCCTCAGTTATTCAGGCAGAGAGCCAGTGGGTTGGTGTGGACCTGTCATGGTCACATACTCAGGCCGCACACGCTCTCCCCACCCGGTGGCCACTTCTAGGAGAGCTCTGGCCTGTGGCTCCATCCCGACTCCCAGTAACAGACTGTGTTCTTGTGACAGTCACACCCTCTTTGAAAAAGTTTGAGCTCAGTCTTTCTTTCTCTGGTGGAGGAAGATAGGAAGATAGGAGAAgagcaggaggaaggagggaagtatCTTCTAAATCCTTAGCCTCTGTGTATTCTTCTTAAGCCACAAGGTAAAAGcttctttatatataaatttatatagatacatatattctTACTTCTGGATCTCAGAGACTTCTCTTTTATCCCTTTCAGCAGTTATCTACATTTTACTAGTTAAAATTCTAGGTATTAAATTTTCCGTGTTCACATGACTGTTGTGTTCTGTCTTCTGCCAGGATCCAAATTGATGCAGATGCTAAATCTATGGGGAATGAATTTGATAAGGAATAGAATTTACAGTTACAAGAATCTATCCATAAAGCAATTattaattacaaaaggaaaaagtggTAGCTATCAGTGGAAAAACTAGACAACATCTTAACCGAGTGATTAAAATTAACGTCACCAATAAGGAGCAGATAGACACTATGTGTCTCCATATATGAAAATCTAACAATATATCACCTATATATTTTCAGccacaaaaaacaaaatctgaatcTGATCATGAGGAAACATCATAGAATCCTACATTGAGGAATATTCTATAAAATAATTAGAT from Dama dama isolate Ldn47 chromosome 20, ASM3311817v1, whole genome shotgun sequence carries:
- the LOC133040348 gene encoding olfactory receptor 2A5-like codes for the protein MCISPGQSQSWVSEFILLGFSSDPTTNRTLFSAFLLLYLSSVLGNGLIITLVCLDMHLHTPMYFFLCILSLLDMSYVTTTVPQMLVHLLSRSQTISFAGCWLQMYMFGALALTECFFLVVMAYDRYVAICYPLRYTVILSWGLCTRLSAGTWACGFFFSLIHTFFTMRLPYCGPNRINHYFCEGPSVRNLACMDTHVVEMVDSVISVFMVAAPLLLIVASYIRIAQVIFKIKSMQARCKAFSTCASHLTVIIFFYAPATYIYMKPNSRYSPDQDKQISLFYNVFSALLNPVIYSLRNKDIKGAFLRVMGKGRVTW